CGCCGGGGCGGAAAGGAATTCCATAATTTTGACTTTTGATTTTTGCATTTTGATTTTTTTAGTTTTCATCTATCCCGTTTACCAGCAATAAACTCCTCCACCCTTTCCCTTGCCTCTTCATCGGACATCTGAATTATCGGGTGCTTCATAAAATATGCCGAAGGAGATGTCAGCACACCTCCGATAGCCCTCTTCCTCGCAAGCTTGCAACATCTTATGGCATCTATAACAACCCCTGCGCTGTTGGGAGAATCCTCAACTGAAAGCCTCAATTCAATATTGATTGGAATCCCTCCAAAACCCCTGCCTTCCATCCTCAAGAAGCAAACCTTGTTATCATTGAGCCAGGGGATATAGTCAGAAGGGCCTATATGGATGTTGTCGTCTTTGAGTGGATTTCCCATCTGAGACCTTACGGCTTCTGTCTTTGATATCTTTTTCAACTTAAGCCTGCTATGATTGAGCATATTAAGGAAATCTGTATTGCCGCCTACATTAAGCTGGTATGTGCTGTCTATCTTTACTCCTCTGTCCTGAAATAATCTGGTCAGGGTGCGGTGTATTATGGTTGCGCCAATCTGGCTCTTTACATCATCGCCGATTATGGGTATACCTTTTTCTTCAAACCTTTTTGCCCATTCTTCATCTGATGCAATAAAAACTGGAATACAATTTATAAAGCTCACGCCTGTGTTAAGGCACGCCTCTGCATAAAAGGCAGTTGCTTTTTCAGAACCAACTGGCAGGTAATTCAGAAGCATATGGGCACCGCTCTCCTTCAGAACCTTCTCTACATTACATGGCCTTTCCCTGGCCACTATAAAACGCTTATC
This portion of the Nitrospirota bacterium genome encodes:
- a CDS encoding inositol-3-phosphate synthase; translated protein: MENKIRVAIAGVGNCASSLVQGIEYYKTLSENDPHKSLGLMHYNLGGYRPEDIEIVAAFDIDERKVGKPISEAIFARPNCTKIFCNSLKDHKTKVAMGEVLDGVSPHMADYPDDKRFIVARERPCNVEKVLKESGAHMLLNYLPVGSEKATAFYAEACLNTGVSFINCIPVFIASDEEWAKRFEEKGIPIIGDDVKSQIGATIIHRTLTRLFQDRGVKIDSTYQLNVGGNTDFLNMLNHSRLKLKKISKTEAVRSQMGNPLKDDNIHIGPSDYIPWLNDNKVCFLRMEGRGFGGIPINIELRLSVEDSPNSAGVVIDAIRCCKLARKRAIGGVLTSPSAYFMKHPIIQMSDEEARERVEEFIAGKRDR